The Streptomyces sp. NBC_01255 genome window below encodes:
- a CDS encoding TOMM precursor leader peptide-binding protein, whose protein sequence is MRMGFKEHLRAEVVPGEATYVISERGITAFDDARVAVVAPLLDGTRDFRSLVAEASPHCSPRDVALAIGRLNEADLLTRDPVPATPTAAAAAAYWELAGAPGPLSLSTVRVRAVGGADARSAEQACTASGLLLTDGTAGAAGTDVADRAFGAIRADGGAGVDARRPAELTLVVCDNYLDPELAEVDAEQRAAGTPWLLAKPHGTTPWVGPLFRPDERPDGPCWQCLSHRLSGHRGAETHLRRALGRPVAHPPAETPASLLLGNQLAVAECVKWLGGHRHPGQDGVLTFDTFSLTTRVHPLRARPQCPGCGDPGLVARRILSPVTVRSRPKADLTGSGHRSATAEQTLRRYEHLVSPITGVVKAVQRDTRGPAGLNSFRAGHNHARGPRGLTGPASELRSESGGKGMTELDARVGALCESLERHSGMYEGDEPTVRASWREVADRAVHPAACQLYDPRQGMEPFDEDAPVDWTPVWSLTRDEHRLLPTALLYFDAPRTPGLGHVRADSNGNAAGSSPEDAIVQGFLELVERDAVALWWYNRTRHPAVDLDAFDEPWIGRMRELHASLGREVWVLDVTADFGVPTFAAVTRRTDKPAEDILFGFGAHFDPKVALCRALAEANQMMPAVAEVRADGTGYGCRDERLLRWWRSATTAAHPYLLPDPQAPLRGPADFAYEPRTDLREDVAAIGAAVRERGMELLVLDQTRPDVGLPVVKVIVPGMRHFWDRFAPGRLYDVPVSLGRLAAPTPYEELNPVPLFL, encoded by the coding sequence ATGCGTATGGGGTTCAAGGAGCATCTGCGGGCCGAGGTCGTGCCCGGCGAAGCGACGTACGTCATCTCCGAACGGGGCATCACCGCCTTCGACGACGCGCGGGTCGCGGTCGTCGCACCGCTCCTCGACGGCACCAGGGACTTCCGGTCCCTCGTCGCCGAAGCCTCTCCCCACTGCTCGCCCCGGGACGTCGCCCTGGCGATCGGCCGTCTCAACGAGGCCGATCTCCTGACCCGCGACCCGGTGCCGGCGACCCCCACGGCGGCGGCCGCCGCCGCGTACTGGGAGCTGGCCGGCGCTCCCGGGCCGTTATCCCTCTCGACCGTACGCGTCCGGGCGGTCGGCGGCGCCGACGCCCGGTCCGCCGAGCAGGCCTGCACCGCGTCGGGCCTGCTGCTGACGGACGGCACGGCGGGCGCTGCGGGCACGGACGTCGCGGACCGCGCCTTCGGCGCCATCCGCGCCGACGGTGGCGCCGGTGTCGACGCCCGTCGTCCCGCCGAACTCACCCTGGTCGTCTGCGACAACTACCTCGACCCCGAGCTCGCCGAGGTCGACGCCGAGCAGCGGGCCGCCGGCACGCCCTGGCTGCTCGCGAAGCCGCACGGCACCACCCCCTGGGTCGGGCCGCTGTTCCGGCCCGACGAGAGACCCGACGGCCCCTGCTGGCAGTGCCTGTCCCACCGGCTCTCGGGCCACCGCGGCGCCGAGACCCATCTGCGCCGCGCCCTGGGCCGCCCGGTCGCACACCCGCCGGCCGAGACGCCCGCGAGTCTCCTCCTCGGCAACCAGCTCGCCGTCGCCGAGTGCGTCAAGTGGCTGGGCGGGCACCGCCACCCCGGCCAGGACGGCGTCCTCACCTTCGACACCTTCAGCCTCACGACCCGGGTCCACCCGCTGCGGGCCCGCCCGCAGTGCCCCGGGTGCGGCGACCCCGGCCTGGTGGCGCGTCGGATCCTCTCCCCCGTCACCGTGCGGTCCCGCCCCAAGGCCGACCTCACCGGCTCGGGTCACCGCTCCGCCACCGCCGAACAGACCCTGCGGCGGTACGAGCACCTCGTCAGCCCCATCACCGGCGTCGTCAAGGCCGTGCAGCGCGACACCCGCGGCCCCGCCGGGCTCAACTCCTTCCGCGCCGGACACAACCACGCCCGCGGGCCGCGCGGTCTGACCGGGCCCGCCTCCGAGCTGCGCAGCGAGAGCGGCGGCAAGGGCATGACCGAACTCGACGCCCGCGTCGGCGCCCTGTGCGAGTCCCTGGAGCGGCACTCCGGAATGTACGAGGGCGACGAGCCGACCGTACGGGCGAGCTGGCGCGAGGTCGCGGACCGGGCCGTCCACCCCGCCGCCTGCCAGCTGTACGACCCCCGCCAGGGCATGGAGCCCTTCGACGAGGACGCGCCCGTCGACTGGACGCCCGTCTGGTCGCTGACCCGCGACGAGCACCGGCTGCTGCCCACCGCGCTGCTCTACTTCGACGCCCCGCGCACCCCGGGTCTCGGCCACGTCCGGGCCGACTCCAACGGCAACGCCGCCGGGAGCAGCCCCGAGGACGCGATCGTCCAGGGCTTCCTCGAACTCGTCGAGCGGGACGCGGTCGCCCTCTGGTGGTACAACCGCACCCGTCACCCCGCCGTCGACCTCGACGCCTTCGACGAGCCCTGGATCGGCCGGATGCGGGAGCTGCACGCCTCGCTCGGCCGCGAGGTGTGGGTCCTCGACGTGACCGCCGACTTCGGCGTCCCGACCTTCGCCGCCGTCACACGGCGCACCGACAAGCCCGCCGAGGACATCCTGTTCGGATTCGGCGCGCACTTCGACCCGAAGGTCGCGCTGTGCCGCGCGCTCGCCGAGGCGAACCAGATGATGCCGGCCGTCGCCGAGGTCCGGGCCGACGGGACCGGATACGGCTGCCGGGACGAGCGGCTGCTGCGCTGGTGGCGATCGGCCACCACGGCGGCCCACCCCTACCTGCTGCCGGATCCGCAGGCCCCGCTGCGCGGCCCCGCCGACTTCGCGTACGAACCGCGCACCGACCTCCGAGAGGACGTCGCCGCGATCGGGGCGGCGGTGCGCGAGCGCGGCATGGAGCTCCTCGTCCTGGACCAGACCCGCCCCGACGTCGGGCTCCCGGTGGTCAAGGTGATCGTGCCCGGTATGCGGCACTTCTGGGACCGCTTCGCCCCCGGCCGTCTCTACGACGTGCCCGTGAGCCTGGGCAGGCTGGCCGCCCCGACGCCGTACGAGGAGCTCAACCCGGTCCCGCTGTTCCTCTGA
- a CDS encoding response regulator transcription factor, protein MIRILIAEDMRMLRRALVELISLEPDIEVVAELESGSDIVPRVEELKPDVAVLDIELPGVDGIAAAEALHRRGASARVLILTSLGRPGNLRRALDAQVRGFLLKDAEPGRLAEAIRAIAKGERVFDPQLMLAALGAAESPLTPREADVLRLAAEGDDVDEIAGALYLSAGTVRNYLTAVVYKLGARNRVDAIRIAQTSGWL, encoded by the coding sequence TTGATCAGAATCCTGATCGCCGAAGACATGCGCATGCTGCGCCGTGCTCTGGTGGAACTGATTTCCCTGGAGCCCGACATCGAGGTGGTCGCCGAGCTGGAGAGCGGCAGCGACATCGTGCCGCGCGTCGAGGAGCTGAAGCCCGACGTGGCCGTCCTCGACATCGAGCTGCCCGGTGTCGACGGCATCGCGGCCGCCGAGGCCCTGCACCGGCGGGGCGCCTCGGCCCGGGTACTGATCCTCACCAGCCTGGGCAGGCCCGGCAATCTGCGCCGGGCCCTGGACGCGCAGGTGCGCGGCTTCCTCCTGAAGGACGCGGAGCCCGGCCGGCTCGCCGAGGCGATCCGCGCCATCGCCAAGGGCGAGCGCGTCTTCGACCCGCAGCTGATGCTCGCCGCGCTCGGCGCCGCCGAGTCCCCGCTGACCCCGCGCGAGGCGGACGTCCTGCGGCTCGCGGCCGAAGGCGACGACGTCGACGAGATCGCCGGCGCCCTCTACCTCTCGGCCGGCACCGTCCGGAACTACCTCACCGCGGTCGTCTACAAACTGGGCGCCCGCAATCGCGTCGACGCCATCCGGATCGCGCAGACCTCCGGCTGGCTGTGA
- a CDS encoding glycosyltransferase, whose amino-acid sequence MRVLFTARHSVSHLLAMTAAARACASAGHEVRTVGPPGAPPAAGLPGTSPDDDWHPDLVVSAEDGATAGTRHGARVVRWTPLDHRSADGPTPARFARIDPCPPGLRGDEETDTLSVRQPTCHAGQLPYRLREPHHLLRVCLRPGPPGSPESWSPERLLLVARAALRLDVEVIALVPAAERERLAVALGPHGPLGSPLRFAEPELLGPVLATCVAVAHEGGPDVTLEAAAHGVTQLVIADARPAGDRLDRIGAGRRLVTAEEPRETGSSLRLRRHLADLLYGGRALATAQRLRSAIAALPSPETFADRLEDLAAR is encoded by the coding sequence ATGCGTGTCCTGTTCACCGCGCGGCACTCCGTGTCGCATCTCCTCGCGATGACGGCCGCCGCCCGGGCCTGCGCGTCCGCAGGCCACGAGGTCCGCACGGTCGGCCCGCCCGGAGCCCCTCCCGCCGCCGGGCTGCCCGGCACGTCACCCGACGACGACTGGCACCCCGACCTGGTGGTGTCGGCGGAGGACGGCGCGACGGCCGGGACCCGTCACGGAGCGCGCGTCGTACGGTGGACGCCCCTCGACCACCGGAGCGCCGACGGACCGACGCCGGCCCGCTTCGCCCGCATCGACCCCTGCCCGCCGGGACTGCGCGGGGACGAGGAGACGGACACGCTGTCCGTGCGCCAGCCCACCTGCCACGCCGGCCAGTTGCCGTACCGGCTGCGCGAGCCGCACCACCTGCTGCGGGTGTGTCTGCGCCCCGGCCCGCCCGGCTCCCCGGAGAGCTGGTCGCCCGAGCGGCTGCTCCTCGTCGCCCGGGCCGCTCTCCGCCTCGACGTCGAGGTGATCGCCCTCGTCCCCGCCGCCGAGCGGGAGCGGCTGGCCGTCGCCCTCGGTCCGCACGGTCCGCTCGGCTCCCCGCTCCGGTTCGCGGAACCGGAGCTGCTCGGCCCGGTCCTGGCGACCTGCGTGGCCGTCGCCCACGAGGGCGGACCCGACGTGACCCTGGAGGCCGCCGCCCACGGCGTCACGCAGCTGGTGATCGCCGACGCCCGCCCGGCGGGTGACCGGCTGGACCGGATCGGCGCCGGACGCCGGCTCGTCACCGCGGAGGAGCCCCGGGAGACCGGGAGTTCCCTGCGGCTGCGGCGCCATCTCGCCGACCTCCTCTACGGCGGCCGGGCCCTGGCCACCGCCCAGCGGCTGCGCTCGGCGATCGCCGCACTGCCCTCGCCCGAGACCTTCGCCGACCGCCTGGAGGACCTCGCCGCCCGTTAG
- a CDS encoding acyl-CoA carboxylase epsilon subunit codes for MSASTPFPLPPHPAESTSTPVRPLRILNGNPTPEEVAAVTAALLATLHREPPRAEGTGTDRAARWSRSHSSQAAGSWRSVPRGR; via the coding sequence ATGAGCGCATCGACCCCGTTCCCGCTTCCGCCGCACCCGGCGGAGTCCACCTCGACGCCCGTCCGCCCCCTGCGGATCCTGAACGGCAACCCCACGCCGGAGGAGGTCGCCGCCGTCACCGCCGCGCTGCTCGCCACGCTGCACCGCGAGCCGCCTCGTGCGGAAGGCACCGGAACCGACCGTGCGGCGCGCTGGAGCAGGTCGCACAGCTCGCAGGCGGCGGGGTCCTGGCGCTCCGTCCCCCGCGGCCGCTGA
- a CDS encoding AfsR/SARP family transcriptional regulator, with product MRIDMLGPFSVAVAGVPITPSARKPRRILALLALHAGQAVPVSAVVDEVWGAAAAPKAHITVQTYVLQLRTFIGRALGDPRAARDVLVTRPGSYALLVGEGAVDVHTYDRLCAQGQSAFETGDDTAAAARFREALALWKGRALDGVQDGPALGLEAMRLEQSRTDVLERCLTAELRLGAGERLLPELSALAEEHPHHEALHGLLMTALARSGRLTRALTVYDTVAARLDERFGLLPSPDLQRLGEELRERAGQASPTTPDLA from the coding sequence ATGAGGATCGACATGCTGGGCCCGTTCTCCGTCGCCGTCGCCGGCGTGCCGATCACCCCGAGCGCCCGGAAGCCCCGCCGGATCCTGGCGCTGCTCGCCCTCCACGCCGGTCAGGCCGTCCCGGTCTCCGCCGTCGTCGACGAGGTGTGGGGGGCGGCCGCCGCCCCCAAGGCCCACATCACGGTCCAGACGTACGTGCTCCAGCTCCGCACCTTCATCGGCCGGGCCCTCGGGGACCCGCGCGCCGCCCGGGACGTCCTCGTGACCCGGCCCGGCAGCTACGCCCTCCTCGTCGGCGAGGGCGCGGTCGACGTCCACACCTACGACCGGCTGTGCGCCCAGGGGCAGTCGGCGTTCGAGACCGGCGACGACACGGCGGCGGCCGCCCGGTTCCGGGAGGCCCTCGCCCTGTGGAAGGGGCGCGCGCTCGACGGCGTCCAGGACGGTCCCGCCCTCGGCCTCGAAGCGATGCGCCTGGAGCAGAGCCGTACCGACGTACTGGAGCGGTGCCTGACCGCCGAGTTGCGGCTCGGCGCCGGGGAGCGGCTGCTGCCCGAGCTGTCCGCCCTGGCCGAGGAGCACCCGCACCACGAGGCACTGCACGGACTGCTGATGACCGCACTCGCCCGCTCGGGCCGCCTGACCCGCGCACTCACCGTGTACGACACGGTCGCGGCCCGCCTCGACGAACGCTTCGGGCTGCTCCCCTCGCCCGACCTCCAGCGCCTCGGAGAGGAGTTGAGGGAGCGCGCCGGGCAGGCCTCTCCCACCACGCCTGACCTCGCCTGA